A genomic stretch from Setaria italica strain Yugu1 chromosome VII, Setaria_italica_v2.0, whole genome shotgun sequence includes:
- the LOC101758442 gene encoding subtilisin-like protease SBT1.5, with the protein MMFRAVLSGAISLLLLAAAAVAGGERRSYIVQMDVEKMPAPFVEHEGWYLSVLSSLASATTTAAGESAPPPVHLYTYTHVMHGFSAALTTAQLEALKAVDGHVAAFPETYGRLHTTRTPEFLGLSAGAGLWPASKYGDDVIIGIVDTGVWPESESFSDAGIKKPVPARWKGACEAGQKFNASACNRKLIGARSFSKGLKQSGLGISPDDYDSPRDYYGHGSHTSSTAAGAAVGGASYFGYANGTATGVAPVARVAMYKAVFSADTLESASTDVLAAMDRAVADGVDVMSLSLGFPETSYDTNVIAIGAFAAMQKGVFVACSAGNDGSDGYTIMNGAPWIATVGASSIDRDFTATVTLGSGATIHGKSVYPQVSPAIAGGNLYYGHGNRSKQRCEYSSLSRKDVRGKYVLCTAAGDVSIGQQMDEVQSNGARGAIIAGDTKEFLQPSEYTMPVVLVTASDGAAIAKYMTAAYGGRRGARAPTASLRFGGTALGVKPAPAVSYFSARGPGQISPTILKPDVVGPGVDILAAWVPNKEIMEKVFTKYALVSGTSMSSPHVAGVAALLRAAHPDWSPAAIRSAMMTTAYVKDNAGNVIVSMPSGSPGTPLDFGGGHVSPNDAMDPGLVYDAAADDYVSFLCGLRYSSRQISTITGRRNPSCAGASLDLNYPSFMVILNRTNSATRTFKRVLTNVAASPAKYSVSMTAPAGMKVTVSPTALSFGGKGSKQTFTVTVQVSQVKRSSDEYNYIGNYGFLSWNEVGGKHVVRSPIVSAFAQ; encoded by the coding sequence ATGATGTTCCGGGCCGTGCTGTCCGGGGCGATCAGCCTCTTGCTgcttgcagcggcggcggtggccggcggcgaacGGAGGTCGTACATCGTCCAGATGGACGTGGAGAAGATGCCGGCGCCGTTTGTGGAGCACGAGGGGTGGTACCTCTCCGTGCTGTCGTCGCTGGCGtccgcgacgacgacggcggcgggggagagcgcgccgccgccggtgcaccTGTACACCTACACCCACGTCATGCACGGGTTCAGCGCCGCGCTCACCACGGCGCAGCTGGAGGCGCTCAAGGCGGTCGACGGCCACGTGGCGGCGTTCCCGGAGACGTACGGCCGCCTCCACACCACGCGCACGCCGGAGTTCCTCGGCctcagcgccggcgccggcctgtGGCCGGCGTCCAAGTACGGCGACGACGTGATCATCGGGATCGTGGACACGGGCGTCTGGCCGGAGAGCGAGAGCTTCAGCGACGCCGGCATCAAGAAGCCCGTGCCGGCGAGGTGGAAGGGCGCGTGCGAGGCCGGTCAGAAGTTCAACGCCTCCGCGTGCAACCGGAAGCTCATCGGCGCGCGGTCCTTCAGCAAGGGCCTCAAGCAGAGCGGCCTCGGCATCTCGCCCGACGACTACGACTCGCCGCGGGACTACTACGGCCACGGCTCGCACACGTCGtccacggccgccggcgccgccgtcgggggCGCCAGCTACTTCGGCTACGCCAACGGCACGGCCACCGGCGTCGCCCCAGTGGCCAGGGTCGCCATGTACAAGGCCGTGTTCTCGGCCGACACGCTGGAGTCCGCGTCCACCGACGTGCTCGCCGCCATGGaccgcgccgtcgccgacggcgtcgaCGTCATGTCGCTGTCCCTGGGCTTTCCCGAGACGTCCTACGACACCAACGTGATCGCCATCGGGGCCTTCGCCGCCATGCAGAAGGGCGTCTTCGTGGCGTGCTCCGCCGGGAACGACGGCTCGGACGGGTACACCATCATGAACGGCGCTCCGTGGATCGCCACCGTCGGCGCCTCGAGCATCGACCGGGACTTCACCGCCACCGTCACGCTCGGCAGCGGCGCGACCATCCATGGCAAGTCGGTGTACCCTCAGGTCAGCCCGGCGATCGCCGGCGGGAACCTCTACTACGGCCACGGCAACAGGAGCAAGCAGAGGTGCGAGTACTCCAGCCTCAGCCGTAAGGACGTGCGCGGCAAGTACGTCctctgcaccgccgccggcgacgtgaGCATCGGGCAGCAGATGGACGAGGTCCAGAGCAACGGCGCCCGCGGCGCCATCATCGCCGGCGACACGAAGGAGTTCCTCCAGCCGTCGGAGTACACCATGCCGGTGGTGCTGGTGACCGCGTCGGacggcgccgccatcgccaagTACATGACGGCGGCGTATGGGGGCCGcagaggggcgcgggcgcccaCGGCGAGTCTCCGGTTCGGCGGCACGGCGCTCGGCGTCAAACCGGCGCCGGCCGTGTCCTACTTCTCGGCCCGCGGGCCGGGCCAGATCAGCCCGACGATCCTGAAGCCCGACGTGGTCGGGCCCGGGGTGGACATCCTCGCGGCCTGGGTGCCCAACAAGGAGATCATGGAGAAGGTCTTCACCAAGTACGCGCTCGTCTCCGGCACGTCAATGTCGTCGCCGCACGTCGCCGGCGTGGCCGCTCTTCTGCGGGCGGCGCACCCCGACTGGAGCCCGGCGGCGATCCGGTCGGCGATGATGACTACGGCCTACGTGAAGGACAACGCCGGCAACGTCATCGTCAGCATGCCGAGCGGGTCGCCGGGGACGCCGCTGGACTTCGGCGGCGGCCACGTCAGCCCCAACGATGCCATGGACCCGGGGCTCGTGTacgacgcggcggccgacgactacGTCAGCTTCCTGTGCGGCCTTCGCTACAGCAGCCGTCAGATATCGACGATCACCGGCCGGCGAAACCCCAGCTGCGCCGGAGCAAGCCTCGACCTCAACTACCCGTCCTTCATGGTGATCCTCAACAGGACCAACTCGGCCACCCGGACGTTCAAGAGGGTGCTGACCAACGTCGCGGCATCACCGGCGAAGTACAGCGTGTCGATGACTGCGCCGGCGGGGATGAAGGTGACGGTGTCGCCGACGGCGCTGTCCTTCGGTGGCAAAGGCAGCAAGCAGACGTTCACGGTCACGGTGCAGGTCAGCCAGGTGAAAAGGAGCTCAGATGAGTACAACTACATTGGGAACTACGGGTTCTTGAGCTGGAATGAAGTTGGAGGCAAGCATGTTGTCAGGAGCCCTATAGTCTCAGCATTTGCCCAGTGA
- the LOC101764417 gene encoding probable receptor-like protein kinase At1g49730 isoform X2: MLQEAVQLHFQMISLARVNISGSAPAGLLAPDISPSPLTVQVPAVPPKHHRSYKLVLFPAIGALIIGLAVLLVTVLILLICRKNKELKKIEGNNPIDAWSFSCVKKGQEGNSTIFGRFSYKEMKKATRNFSTVLGRGENGTVFRGQLSDGSVVAVRRVESSPKQSQQEFCKEMEFLGRLHHRHLVGLRGFCLTRFERFQVHEYMENGSLQDHLHSPNKHLLPWKNRIQIAIDVANALEYLHIYCDPPLYHGDVKPSNVFLDKNYLAKLAGCVLVHRPSSGNTTPSSTPVNVKIQATPGYMDPEYAVTQEVTPKSDVYSYGVLLLELVTGKPVVQEESNRSLVEWSRELIGTDCRLHELVDPAVAGAFDLDELQVVADVIHWCTHRDGAARPSMKQVLRILHERLDPLSGRFARAVEGEEGYYYCQAAGGGWRAKGKQAGGGEVVQFSGEVARSWLPSSSSTSRSHCSRSVLLECSSPDEQRLSPPTHGNGAFLA, encoded by the exons ATGTTACAAGAAGCTGTGCAACTACACTTTCAGATGATATCACTTGCAAGAG TGAACATCTCTGGATCAGCCCCAGCTGGACTTCTCGCGCCAGATATATCCCCTAGCCCACTTACAGTGCAAGTTCCTGCAGTGCCACCCAAGCATCATCGCAGTTACAAGCTTGTTCTGTTCCCAGCAATTGGAGCTTTGATTATAGGACTAGCAGTTTTACTAGTGACAGTACTGATTCTGCTGATCTGTAGAAAGAATAAAGAACTCAAAAAGATAGAAGGGAATAACCCTATCGATGCATGGAGTTTCTCCTGTGTCAAAAAGGGCCAAGAAG GGAATTCCACTATTTTTGGCAGATTTAGTTACAAAGAGATGAAGAAAGCAACAAGGAACTTCAGCACAGTGTTAGGCAGAGGTGAAAATGGTACAGTATTCAGAGGCCAACTGAGTGATGGATCTGTGGTTGCTGTTAGACGCGTCGAGAGTTCGCCAAAACAAAGTCAGCAAGAATTTTGTAAAGAAATGGAATTTCTTGGGCGGTTGCATCATCGGCATCTTGTCGGACTAAGAGGCTTTTGTTTAACAAGATTTGAGAG GTTCCAGGTGCATGAATACATGGAAAATGGAAGCCTCCAAGATCACCTACATT CGCCAAATAAACATCTGCTACCGTGGAAAAATAGGATCCAAATTGCCATTGACGTTGCTAATGCTTTG GAGTACCTTCATATCTACTGTGATCCTCCTCTATACCATGGCGATGTTAAGCCTAGCAACGTCTTCTTGGACAAGAATTACCTGGCAAAG CTTGCTGGTTGCGTTCTTGTGCACCGCCCAAGTAGTGGCAATACAACTCCCAGTTCCACCCCAGTGAATGTCAAGATCCAAGCAACTCCTG GGTACATGGACCCTGAGTACGCGGTGACGCAGGAGGTGACCCCgaagagcgacgtgtacagctacggcgtgctgctgctggagctggtGACGGGGAAGCCCGTGGTGCAGGAGGAGAGCAACCGGAGCCTGGTGGAGTGGTCCCGCGAGCTGATCGGCACGGACTGCCGGCTCCACGAGCTGGTGGacccggcggtggcgggcgcgtTCGACCTGGACGAGCTGCAGGTGGTGGCGGACGTGATCCACTGGTGCACCCACcgggacggcgcggcgcggccgtccATGAAGCAGGTGCTCCGCATCCTGCACGAGCGCCTCGACCCGCTGTCCGGCCGGTTCGCGCGCGCCGTCGAGGGCGAGGAGGGCTACTACTACTGCcaagccgccggcggcgggtggcgggccAAGGGGaagcaggcgggcggcggcgaggtggtgcAGTTCAGTGGCGAGGTGGCGCGGTCGTGGCTGCCGTCGTCGAGTAGCACGTCCCGGTCGCACTGCAGCCGCAGCGTGCTGCTGGAGTGCAGCTCGCCCGACGAGCAGCGGCTGTCACCGCCGACCCACGGCAACGGCGCGTTCCTGGCCTGA
- the LOC101764417 gene encoding probable receptor-like protein kinase At1g49730 isoform X1 yields the protein MRRRLAPALLLAAALLMAARPAPAAIAADCPLDLSWPNYGLIASVCSDQNGHSKCCRYINAVLAVSSAMYANTTGTLGVPDEFSDACIANISDTLVSKGILPTAASFCGLGIKIQVSYQCVGMTTIVQMLQSPNFSDVTRSCATTLSDDITCKRCLNSGLSYLRHLVGEQDNVTLNTCRDAAFVAFVSQGNISTVDTAGCFFSVQGLSALQVNISGSAPAGLLAPDISPSPLTVQVPAVPPKHHRSYKLVLFPAIGALIIGLAVLLVTVLILLICRKNKELKKIEGNNPIDAWSFSCVKKGQEGNSTIFGRFSYKEMKKATRNFSTVLGRGENGTVFRGQLSDGSVVAVRRVESSPKQSQQEFCKEMEFLGRLHHRHLVGLRGFCLTRFERFQVHEYMENGSLQDHLHSPNKHLLPWKNRIQIAIDVANALEYLHIYCDPPLYHGDVKPSNVFLDKNYLAKLAGCVLVHRPSSGNTTPSSTPVNVKIQATPGYMDPEYAVTQEVTPKSDVYSYGVLLLELVTGKPVVQEESNRSLVEWSRELIGTDCRLHELVDPAVAGAFDLDELQVVADVIHWCTHRDGAARPSMKQVLRILHERLDPLSGRFARAVEGEEGYYYCQAAGGGWRAKGKQAGGGEVVQFSGEVARSWLPSSSSTSRSHCSRSVLLECSSPDEQRLSPPTHGNGAFLA from the exons ATGCGGCGCCGCCTCGCGCCGGCGCtactcctcgccgccgcgctgctgatggcggcgcgcccggcccccgcggcGATCGCGGCAG ATTGTCCTTTGGATTTGAGTTGGCCCAACTATGGACTGATAGCTTCCGTGTGCTCGGATCAAAATGGACACTCAAAATGTTGCCGCTACATCAATGCTGTTCTTGCAGTCTCATCTGCCATGTATGCAAACACAACAGGCACACTTGGGGTTCCGGATGAATTTTCTGATGCCTGCATTGCCAATATATCTGATACATTGGTGTCGAAGGGGATACTGCCCACTGCTGCTTCATTTTGTGGCCTTGGGATCAAAATTCAAGTGTCCTATCAATGTGTTGGGATGACCACCATCGTTCAAATGTTGCAGTCTCCAAATTTCAGTGATGTTACAAGAAGCTGTGCAACTACACTTTCAGATGATATCACTTGCAAGAGGTGCTTAAACTCTGGTCTGTCGTATCTCCGCCATCTCGTGGGGGAGCAAGATAATGTCACGTTGAATACCTGCCGTGATGCTGCTTTTGTTGCATTTGTGAGTCAAGGGAATATATCTACTGTTGATACAGCCGGTTGCTTTTTTAGCGTTCAGGGGCTTAGTGCTCTTCAAG TGAACATCTCTGGATCAGCCCCAGCTGGACTTCTCGCGCCAGATATATCCCCTAGCCCACTTACAGTGCAAGTTCCTGCAGTGCCACCCAAGCATCATCGCAGTTACAAGCTTGTTCTGTTCCCAGCAATTGGAGCTTTGATTATAGGACTAGCAGTTTTACTAGTGACAGTACTGATTCTGCTGATCTGTAGAAAGAATAAAGAACTCAAAAAGATAGAAGGGAATAACCCTATCGATGCATGGAGTTTCTCCTGTGTCAAAAAGGGCCAAGAAG GGAATTCCACTATTTTTGGCAGATTTAGTTACAAAGAGATGAAGAAAGCAACAAGGAACTTCAGCACAGTGTTAGGCAGAGGTGAAAATGGTACAGTATTCAGAGGCCAACTGAGTGATGGATCTGTGGTTGCTGTTAGACGCGTCGAGAGTTCGCCAAAACAAAGTCAGCAAGAATTTTGTAAAGAAATGGAATTTCTTGGGCGGTTGCATCATCGGCATCTTGTCGGACTAAGAGGCTTTTGTTTAACAAGATTTGAGAG GTTCCAGGTGCATGAATACATGGAAAATGGAAGCCTCCAAGATCACCTACATT CGCCAAATAAACATCTGCTACCGTGGAAAAATAGGATCCAAATTGCCATTGACGTTGCTAATGCTTTG GAGTACCTTCATATCTACTGTGATCCTCCTCTATACCATGGCGATGTTAAGCCTAGCAACGTCTTCTTGGACAAGAATTACCTGGCAAAG CTTGCTGGTTGCGTTCTTGTGCACCGCCCAAGTAGTGGCAATACAACTCCCAGTTCCACCCCAGTGAATGTCAAGATCCAAGCAACTCCTG GGTACATGGACCCTGAGTACGCGGTGACGCAGGAGGTGACCCCgaagagcgacgtgtacagctacggcgtgctgctgctggagctggtGACGGGGAAGCCCGTGGTGCAGGAGGAGAGCAACCGGAGCCTGGTGGAGTGGTCCCGCGAGCTGATCGGCACGGACTGCCGGCTCCACGAGCTGGTGGacccggcggtggcgggcgcgtTCGACCTGGACGAGCTGCAGGTGGTGGCGGACGTGATCCACTGGTGCACCCACcgggacggcgcggcgcggccgtccATGAAGCAGGTGCTCCGCATCCTGCACGAGCGCCTCGACCCGCTGTCCGGCCGGTTCGCGCGCGCCGTCGAGGGCGAGGAGGGCTACTACTACTGCcaagccgccggcggcgggtggcgggccAAGGGGaagcaggcgggcggcggcgaggtggtgcAGTTCAGTGGCGAGGTGGCGCGGTCGTGGCTGCCGTCGTCGAGTAGCACGTCCCGGTCGCACTGCAGCCGCAGCGTGCTGCTGGAGTGCAGCTCGCCCGACGAGCAGCGGCTGTCACCGCCGACCCACGGCAACGGCGCGTTCCTGGCCTGA
- the LOC101758855 gene encoding thioredoxin M3, chloroplastic, whose amino-acid sequence MAAAAASCPAPPRQLCSAVALPALSPSASRHWRLVGSGSSSARRWPCRRWAHRPESAASRIRRPPPSRRAAAVRVICAYPPGAERITACSWNEYVICSDVPVLIEFWASWCGPCRMVTRTVDEIAQEYDGRIKCYRLDADDYPQIATAYNIDRIPTVLLFKDGEKIHSITGTLPKAVYVKAIEKSISEQ is encoded by the exons atggccgccgccgccgcttcctgccccgcgccgccgcgccagcTCTGCTCCGCCGTGGCGTTACCGGCCCTCTCCCCCTCCGCGTCCCGCCACTGGAGGCTGgtcggctccggctcctcctccgcccggcgGTGGCCGTGCCGCCGCTGGGCGCATCGGCCGGAGTCCGCCGCGTCCCGGATCCGGCGCCCACCGCcgtcgcggcgcgcggcggcagtGAGGGTGATCTGCGCCTACCCCCCCGGCG CTGAAAGAATCACCGCATGCTCTTGGAATGAATATGTGATCTGCAGTGATGTACCAGTGCTTATTGAGTTTTGGGCCTCCTGGTGTGGACCTTGCAGAATGGTCACACGAACTGTCGATGAGATAGCACAAGAATATGATGGGAGAATAAAATGCTATAGGCTCGACGCTGATGATTACCCGCAGATTGCTACTGCTTACAATATCGACAGGATTCCAACTGTTTTACTCTTCAAGGATGGAGAGAAAATACATAGTATTACAGGGACACTGCCAAAGGCTGTTTATGTGAAAGCCATTGAGAAATCTATTTCAGAACAATGA